The window ACAGGCTTATTTTGCGCCTGCGCTCACTTAGCGGATTCTCTAAGGACGAAAGTTTCTCTGAGCCTATGCGGAAAGAAGAGAGTGCGCAGATTATTGTAAaatagtctcagtatcaacattttcaaactgATCTTCGATCATATTTACAacaattatttaacaattattcgccgaaggcgaagtgattatcggtgaatattcgtctcgaggtgaatattcaccgataatcactgagccgtaggggaaaaattgttttagtataaatacacaggtgattatttcaaaaaagagaaaaaaaaaacatttcaacgcgaaatcatcttcacttacagtggcaaaacgactactggcagccattttgtccgtcgaggtgattatctgctgataatccgagatagcgagccaatgagagcgcgcgatttggtataatcacctttgtatttatactaatcacAGATAATATTAATCAACGACCCGAATATAATAACCGAATTTTATTCCTACCGTGGAAAGAACCACGTGGATAAAAAAGATGACGACGAAATCTTGCCTTCTAATTAATGTTCCTGTTTCTCttttactatcatattttcaaggcattttccataatcatgtaaattgcttttcaatcGATAGCGCATAAAATAAACTTTGATggaaatagaccatattcgtattctcagtattggactggaacttgCTTGCAAGGGAGCCTTATGCGGGGGAAtgtttcaaatgcaaatatttttaaatatattcccccgcattagcctccattgcaagctagttccagtccaatatcTGGTCTATTGAAAATAGgtgctgtttgttgttgcccatcctttccttgcatctcTAAGTTTCATTTAGCTACCTAACTACATGTCGcataatatgaagacatcacaatgtgcagcatatattaattggaaaacacctcaactgccatccATATTATTTTAGGCGTGTAGTAACATGACGTTCCTAGATAGGCCGCTGACCGAGAGTGTGAGGTTAGGAGGATCCGGACTTGTTGTGTTCACGGATAATTCTGCTATTATCTTTATGCCTTACCGGGTTTAACATggcgggggcagatgtagtgaaaactattaccaGTAGAGAACAATCGGTTTAATGTGCAATTTTCATAAATACAGCTCATCAGCTGACTGGAATAAATATATCATCAAAATAATTTTCAGATTTCCATTAAAGCTATTCTTCATCCGTATCATTCCAAGGATAGCATTGtcttttaaaatccaaaacaaatgtaaaaagaaattaaaattacgCTTTGTTTTGTGAAAGCCATTACCTACCACTAGTCATCGTTGACCAGCGGACATTCTGAAGTCCAAAATTGTGGACTTCCGGTAAGGTTGCGCATGCTCAGATTTAATCTCTATCAAAGAGCACCTTTTGACTTCTGGTCATTTGGCTGCTCTTCCGCAGCCAGCGACCATGTATTTTAATCGAAACAAAAGTGGGACGATCATAAAATAATTGAATTCAATTCCCAAAGGCATAATTTAAAACACCTGAAAACGACCGCCGCTtcttgtttaaggacggtgcctactaattgaagACATTTTTGCCCCTgggtgtgattatgcaggaaatgtacatcttaacaagtgttattgaaatccaaaaggaaaattgggggtaaccacgcatttttcaaagataattcatgaataatatttgtaaaaagctttaaaatgcaaagccgtgtatggcattctttcgcaaattgaagcttaattatctctgaaaaatgcatggttacccccaattttctttttggacaccaagagtacttactaagatctactttctccgggtagtgtCAAAGCGCCCAAAaacatccctgtattagtaagcatcaccaataggaaatccgagtatctggagatgcgcagaacgtatgcgcaataacgatagtaggcaccgtccttaattaaggtCACCAACATGCAAGCTTTGCAATCGTGAATGCGTCCGATtccaaaaaacaattaaagtcGCTCTCATGATAAAGTGACTTGGTTTGAACGAGAAGAAATCCTGCAAGGTCTGAACCACAGACTAAAAACGGGCTTCACGTTGAGTGGTCCCCAATCAAAGCTTAAATCAAATCTCATGTTGCATGAGTTGTCATGGCAACCGGTTGAATGACAAGGGGTCGTGTCGGTTACCATGATCAGGTTTCTCCTTTGGGGAGTGGTGTTAGGACATGATGGGTGTAAGAAAACCTTTGCTATTTCTCGGACTTCTGTTCCTATTTTCATCAACTTTGCCGTGCTCAATGACTCCAATAGACGTACGGCTTGTGAGGCTGTGGTTGGAAGTCGTCCGGGTTTCATTCAGTTCGTCTAAAGAGGAGAGATTGCGAAGAAATTAAAGGGAGTTTTGTAACGGAAGCATTGATAAACCAAGAACGATCCAGTGGTGCATAAGAGACTCCTCTTCTCTTGTTCTTAGACGAAATACAAGGCCGACGGAGCATCTGAGACAAATTTCACTATGGGACCGTTAAAACGGTTTCACCATTCGCTTCAAATTTGCTTGCGCAGGAGAGGTTTCCGTACGGGAACATGCAAGATTTTGGACGTATTGGCCGAGTGAAAAAACATTCTAAGTCTTGCACGTTCCCTCGCGAACGGAAACACTTCCAACGTAGGCTACTTCAAAATGCATGAATGCAACACTTTCGTCCACCAAACGTGGAGAGCGTTTTAACAGCTCGTCCAACAAAATAAACGGAAtgaatatatagaggatattacatgacgGCGTGGGGATGCAAAGTTTTATCTAGCACCAGATGATAAAATTTGTATCATCGCGCGGTcatgtaatattctgtttattatacAGAATATTATCCAAATCTGAGACATCGcggtttttattcatttaaaaATGCACTGAAAAAAAGTGATCACCTTGACTGAGGTTCAATATATATGGTGATCACTGTTCAagtgtatgattcatttcatatatcatttcgtttgttagttcattcatcacgggaacatatgCTTCATAACTCATTTGTTTAGAGCGTCGCtcccggtatcgcgaggtcacgggttcaaaccccgttgaagtcctgaatttttcaggcttctctacgcaattgcttaagttgcgttcataactgcgaggttcatagcttcacttgattacatatccgcagttcaatacatGATTCATTTCGTTCACTAATATTATTGGCTGATATATCCGTAACCATGACTACATCAATGCCCTCAAACGTGAAAGATAAATTtagtaaagcctggttttcactagagaCGTAAGCACAAGTGGAACCATAAACGCAAGTtcaagagcgcttatttcaccgcgAAAACGAGCTTGAATTTCCCAagttttccttgtgcttgcgctaatgcttgcgttcgcttgcttTGTGTGAAAAAGGGACGTAACGCAAGCACAATGCCAGCTGTGATGTTCGTCCAATGAAAAAGACCCGTTCCAGATCCCAGTCGCAGTGCCGCGTTGTAAGAGAGAACATGGAACTAGTGAATCTtcaggaataaaacgcaaacagcggttacaaacatttgcttgaaatgcataactcAGTTATAAACTTaatgtttcgtatgttacaacatacatcatcagaagtgattattattcagttacagataaatttaaattaaaaaatacaactgtacggactagaaactaacgaaattgattgacataaaacgacaagaatatcctaataatagagataaagtttctcactgccaacgttttcatttaaggttGGCTTAAGGCTGGCTAAATGAAGGCTGGCTGGCTGGCTTAAGGCTTTTTTTTAGGCTGGCTAAATGAAACCGTTGGCAGTGAGAagctttatctctattattaggatattcttgtcgttttatgtcaatcaatttcattagttcccagtccgtacagttgtattttagaatttaaatttatctgtaactgaataataatcacttctgatgatgtatgttgtaacatacgaaacgttaagtttataaaagttatgcatttcaagcaaatgtttgtaaccgctgtttgcgttttattcctattgaaactaaaatggcccaagtcaaagaatttttagtGAATCTTTGTCTCTGGTCTCTGCGTCGTGTGCTTGCGTGCggttcgttttcacttgacaTGAATGTCTCGTGCTtgtgtcgctagtgaaaaccaggctaaAGGAAAATGCCGGTATAGCATTGATatctacattaaaaaaaaaaaacaacaacaacaacaacaacaacaaacgttTACCTCTGGAGGAAGATTTACACTGTTCTTTCCATCTCCGCTTGTTATCAGCAATTGGTGCTACCCAGGCCCTCTCCTTGCCTCCAGTCCCCTCTAGGCCAAGTTCACCCGCGACTTGTGAAGTCTTCGTTTCCAGTAAGATGTCTGACATTTCGGAACAAATATCGAATGCTGGTAACACGACGAATTCGATGAAACCTAAGGATGAAAAAACCGCGATTAAATGCGCTTGTACAATCCGTAGTTTTTCTTGCACCTCGTGCCTCGATTATGTTTGGCCAGGAATTTAATAGTTAGTTGGCGAAAAAACCGCGTTTTGAAATGATACTTGGAAGCAATGAAGCGGACGAGAAAGCCGCCAAAAAACAATAgattgatgaaaaaaaaaagagaagaaccaTGCCGCTGCACGCCCAGCACGTGCGGTTTaaattttgatacatttctttcctGTCATCTTCATTAACAACAACATCAGCACGAGAGCATAATTAAGCACGAGACACTCTTGAGCCGCTAACGGCAAAGAAAAGTgagttgtttttccttttaacttgtcttcaagGAACAACATTTATATTGCTTAGTAGCTTTTTTCTACTACAGAggattagtttaaaactctGGGAGACACCGCTATGCTGCATGCCGAAAGTTCAATCCAGGTTGGCGTCCACGGCCCAAAAACATCGCTTGcaaaagctccctattgtcaaCGCCGTAAAGTCCAATTTAATTACAGGAGGATTGGGTCACATTTTACAAGGGAAAAGAGTTGCAACAATAGGACAATCATGTAAAAATGAGAAAAGGGTATTTTCCCTACTTGACAAATTTCTAGTTACTGTTAAAAATAGTACAGAATCGGGAATTAATGTTGCTGAAGGGTGAAAATGCCCTATTCCTTCCCAAATTCTCTTCCTAACTATCCATATGAACATGCAACTCCTTATGAAACGTTTTAAGAGGGAGCTATTTCGAAATAACTTTTCGGAACATATTCTTCGTAAAAGTCAATTTTGAAtaacattaaaaaagaaattacacACACACAAACTGCGTTCCACCGTTCGCCAAATAACCCAACACTAAGGAAACTAAGAAATTAAAAGAGACCGTCTGGCTTGCAAAGCTCCAGCGTAAGTCTGACGTCACGGGCAAAAATCAATCTAAAATTGGCTCGGAAAAAATTAGCTgaaaaaaacacaacacaactATATAAGGCTGTATGCTCCTTTTCATAGAATCCTAACATATTTTGTCCTTCAATTCTTGTTAGTCATTATTTGTGGCGTACCGGTAACTCTTTCTTGTAGAGATAACGCGAATATTTACAATCTGTAAATTCTTTGGATCGGGTGATTCTTCTTAACAAAAGCCGAGAAACACATTGAGGATCCCAAATAGGTTTAATAAAGGAAACAGTATACGTTATATAAGACGCACCTAACTGACTCTCTGGAATGCAGGTAACAGACCGATCACATAGTGGTGAAATAGGCAAGCCAAGCTCCAATTCACGATCTCCCTGAGACAACACATGATATTCATGATCATCAATATTAACTACGCATTTCTTACTATATAAAGCGGTATGCTTCCTTTGCATTTGCATTTACATTATTGGGGAGCAAACAATAATTTAATCTCATTAGTATCATTTCTAGACTTATTTTTGTTGGATAAAAATCTGTGCATACTGATTCAAGTGGTGGTACAGGAGCCAGATCTGCACGCTGATTGATGCTCATACACGGACTTCACGTGCCAGTAGTAAATTCCCTCGCGCCAAGAACACTCAAATCCTAGAATAAAGTTTTTTAAGCCTGGGCCAAACGAGGATGAGAGTTGCCGACAGTGGTTTGCTTTCGTGAGAGTTACACGAGAGTTCTCGTCAACTCTCAGTGCCTGGACCAAACGAGAGAATACTCTCGTCTACTCTCACAAAAAATTTGAACAGGTTCAAACTCGATAAGAGCGCACGAATTTCGACGAGAGTAGCCGAGAGCACATGAGAGTTTCAGGCCAAACGTTGACAGTTAGTGTCTCGACTCTCGGCAATTTTCATCCTTGGTTGCTCCGGGCTTCGGGCTTCGGGTTTCAGAAAGCGAAACACTCTACTTATTTAAACAAGGCAGTTTTTTATGCTCTACAGCTACCTCAAGCAAGGGTTAAAGAGCTATCGTCCAGTCCTAACCTGACAGAAAAATTCTTCCATAATCCGAGAAGTCCATTGACGGTGTAGTTCCCAGTCTTTTGCAGGATTAGCAATATCGGATACGTGGAGAATGAATTCCAATGCATGGCTCTTTTCTATTTGACTTGTGAAAGCAAATACGATTCCCATAAGGATTAACAATATAGCATTTACAAAGCACATTTTCTCTATCATGTATTCAAACGAGTtttacaatagaccattttacagttctgtgctcagttaccaggcctttgaataaaagcgaggccgGAATTGACCATACAAATTAAACCTCATtacttttcttatgtaaatcatgtgTTTGTGACACTAACGAGTTgccatttacataagaaaagcagtgcggtatgtatcaaagcaaggtcaactccagcctcgcttttattcaaaggcctggtaactgagcacagaactgttaAAATGGTCAATTTTGAAAGAGGCCGGAAGTACATTGGGAACAACGTCTTGAAAAAGCGCTCATGTCCAGAAGGGCACGTAATTAAATGCACGCCCAGTTTTGACGTcaaacacgaagtgtcccttttaagtctaagcctttgctacctacttccaacaataaggtaacaGTAAAGGTTaacgttatttttagcttagggtaaattcagctgtttatctttaccagaggagcagcatttggaggggggggggggggggcactttgCAACGTTAAtcgtctgtattccgagacacgagtcatgatgaagttggggagaagagtagagggacacttcgtgacgcttattgaaatctgtaTGAATCTAATTAGGGGTATTTCTGGACATTGAAAAGTGGAAGAAAATGGGAAGAAATGGGAAATGAGAgagaaaaatgagaaatgaaatgGGAAAAAGTGGACGACAAAATGGGAGGGGCgcagaaaaaaggaaaaaataagcaCTGGACATCCTGTCATGGAGAGATCAGTCAAATCAAAGGAGATCCCATCAAATAatggtttttgatgagagggAAAAAGCTGACTGAGTGGCCGGAGAAAAAagaaacctctcggagcagagcggaatagagaaccaataaacatAACCCTTACATCACGTTCACTCCAGGAAATTTGTATTCAGTAAAAACGATCTTTTTCTGCAGACAATCAGCCTGTATGCAAGCAGCTTGGTGTATTTTCTTACCTCCCAAGAACTGATAAAGCTGCTTTCATCGTTCGAAGTTGTTCAAAGTGTGAAGACATATCTGTTGCTAAGACCATGTCAATTACCAAGGTCCTAATATCACTGGAAACGAAAGTGGCACAAAGAGCTGTGAGTTCAATTTTTACGGCTAGTCATATTTTTAAaatcgaagaaatgtttttttggaaaaataggGTCCATTCAGCGGGGAAATTTCCAAATGAACAGCGAAAAAACCTCGAAAGGAACTTTTCCCCAAAAATACTGGAAAACGGACCACTCAGGCAAAAAGTAAGTTGCTGAACTTACTTGTCTTTATTTCCTACTGTATGGGAACACAGAAATCTTGTAAAAGAAAAGGTAGCAAAAACTATCTCGAAGTAGTATTTTTGTCCTTAATTTTCAAACTAAGGGAGGAGAATTTGTTAAAGATGTTCAGGCTTTTCACAAACCTGTATTGTTCTGGAGTTAAGCTTGCAAAGATATCTTTATCTCGCTACAAAATCAAACAATGACGATGTCAgtatttaaagtgcacctaagctcaaatatttttcgtcgacaatattagggccgtttatacgagagaaaataagccgcggcttacgtaagacgggaacaccccgtataaatggtacaaaatctacgttcacggctttctcaagccgcggcttatcctagcctgggagtttatactcgtataaatagttcctttcgcgtattatgtacgccgcggtttattttctctcttattatatggctctgtctcacgaggactgggaactacaaaattcacgaatttgattggctaaaatcgatattgaccgcggtctagattttcccatctagaccggcatctagacagGTAACGTTTtacagtgaaaagatgcaaactaaaatgcaaaaatattgagtattttcttctaccaatatttatttatggaagtgccaaacagtatgatgacaaaagagaggatgacgagcaaactttgacagaattaagttcagctcatcgccactcatcgctgttcacaagcaaaatgtcagttagtacaaaccagttacattaaacgaattaaattgttcttgtttggccatataataaacatcttattaaccgagctaggtcggtctgtatgggaaaatcttgacctcggtcgctggtacagacctcactgcgttcggtctgtactggcgacctcggtcaagattctcccatacagacctcccgctcggttaataagaactaagtataaacggccctaatatctCCCCACCAAAAATGTGTTACCATTCTCACCTCAAAATTTCTCTCTTTACCTGCCGCGACCGGCAAGAAGaacaaagttatcaaaactagcagtaatttggagcCACGACCGTGCTGTGAGAggtatgggtctattctcgattttacgtcacaaactgctttgcagtgcaagatttctttgaaaacaggtatgcaaagcagtttgtgacgtcaaatcgagaatagagccatgcctctcacatcacggttgtcggtccaaattactgctagttctgccaagcTTACGTGGCTTACATGGCGCAGAAAGAGTCCTAGCAAATGTTCTTGAATTAGTGCCACCTTTGAGagtagtccattttacagttgtatgcTTCGTTActtggcctatgaatgaaagtgaggctggagttgtccttgttttgatagaaacctcactgcttttcttatgtaaattcttactaataaACATGGCAACGACACCATTAACATAAGAAAcagagggaggtctgtatcataacaaggtcaacaccagcctcactttcatttaaaggccaggtaactaagcacacaactgtaaagaggtctgtTGTGGAACAAGCACAGGGTATGAAGGCCTGGAATCATGTCCAAACATAGATGTATAGTGCGCTGGGAAGAGAATATGAGGTAACAGAGAGAATCGTTGTGCCCGGtgataattatttaaaattcatttttagaTCGCACTCGTGCTACGAAAGTTAATAGgaagtttaagatctacgacgcgacggcaacgaaaacgtcacaaattatgcatgtttaatgagcaaaaacaatagctttgcacgctctgcacgtgcatttttcctttttgtacatttctttcacgttttctgcaaatctGCGACGTAAAattaccaattctcaagtttttcagggaacgtgaacacaaggcagcgaatttgaattttctgtcgtagcttcaacaccgcacctcctaattcagttcctggaaagttacactagtttttagaagttagacaagccgacataatgacgaaaaagattaattgacCTGAAGTTGCACTTTTCatgatgacgttttcgttaccgtcgcgtcgcagatcttaaactccctaatagggagctttagcaacgacaacggcgacggcaacgagaacatcacAAATATGCATATTTAGTTAGCAAAAGCAAAACCTTtgcacgctttgcacgtgcatctcttcatttttgtctatttttttGCCGTcgttaacaaaacaacaacgtgaaatgactaaaggttttaaggagaacgtcagcgcttgaggaaaaattttcattttctctcctaaatttAGGGCCGTATATGCTAGTTTCGTTCTTGAGCGTTTGCCACACCTATTGCCACGTTAAAATGTTTGGAATAGttacgaagcgattacaatagcacgaattcacatttaacgatgacgttctcgttgccgttgccgttgccgtcgtcgttgctaaagttCAGCAGAGACAAAAGGGCGGACGCGTTTAAGTGCGCCGATAACGgtagaaattttctttcttaattAAGTACTCAATGTGAGTATTCCAAGAGAGATTTTCATCTATAAAAACGCCCAAGGATTTTGCAGTGGACACTTGATCAAGAGAAACACCACCGAGAGTAAGGTGAAGTAGTCTCGAAAGAGTATTCAACCTTTGTCTTGAGCCgattagcataaattcagtttttgttGTGTATACAATGTAAGTTAACTGGACACAAGACAATTATTGACTGAGTCGAGATAACGATTCAAAGCTTCTTCTAGGCGGTTATATGCAGGCAGGTGAATGAAGAATCACACTTACCGATTTCAAAAGCGTGAATGCGCAGCATAAATGATGGTTTTCTAGAACCGAACGATCATTATATAATAGAGCTAGATGTGACCTGAAAATgaatacaaagtaaaattgGATAAAGCCACTTCTAGAAAATGGCGAGGGGAACCTTGGACTGAATGAGGATGCTTCACAAGTTGTCAAAACAAAGACCGTTTTGTCCAGAAATCCAAGTAACAGGGCATTTCCGAGTCAATagctacctcctcttcaaagcgagtctaagtgcaaagtttttgtggtGGTAATTAGTTcaactttacatatgaataaaaattaattttcataagaaaaacttcgcacttagactcgctttgaagaggagacagacttgaactccgaaatggcctattcactacttgcacaaatcccataatacacctctttcaccccccaaaaatctgcataggcattgttttcgatttctcttgggacattttcatgtcccaggagaaattgcaaacaatggttatgcaaaagttttggggggtaatagcggtgaattatgggattgtgcaagtagtgaattagaAGCAAGCTCAATTTTGACATCAACACAGTGTccttttaagtctaagcatttccttcctattttcaacaataaggtaagggtaaaggttagcgttatttttagcttagggtaaaatgcagcagttaatctttacctaaagagcagcatttgggggacactttgtgacgtcaattgtctgtattccgagacacgagtgatgttgacaTTTCTGAGCATAGCTGAGCAAAGAAACTTGCGGCCTAAAGAATTCTGATTTTTGAGTCATTCCTTCTAAAGCTACTTGCATTGATACTAACATAGAAACTAAccaatttaaaacaataaataaagAACAGAGATTTCGGAACTAGCTTTTTGGCCAATCATGGCGCGCGCACAATCTGAGAAATGTAATAATTCTCAAGAAGAAACCTTACAGCAAATTACCTGGAATTGACATGAAAGTTATTCGTCGTTCCCGTATGTTCGACATCGTGTATAATGGCGGAAAGAAGAATAGCGAATatttccaactcactcatacagTGCTGCAAGTCAAATCAACAAGTATTGGTTCTTAAATATAGAGGGAAGCAaggtttctaaagaaaaaataaaacatctAGATTTTCCCCTTGGAATACGCGATAATTTTGGAATGACAGGAGAAGATTGTTTCCTGCGGCGTCAGCATGGACAACAAACTCTCTTGAATACAAAACATAAGAAGGAGATATATTTGTAATAGCGTTTCAGGCGAGGCCCCAATACTCAATACAACATTGTCGAatagacttaactattagagggtaatgtgaagtgctagttttctacccatatagaccacgtgagcgttagccctactaaaggaattgggcccacaaaaggacagagaaaaactctgaccagggtggcaaTAGGGAATAGGGAATAGGGTGGTTTCCTGCCTTTATTAAACCTAGTCATGTGATCTCTGGGCACGCGATCGCATATCTGAGCAGGGAGAGAGAGCGCAGTGGCGCAattgtgagagcactcgcctcccaccaatgtggcccgcgttcgattcccggtcccggcgtcatatgtaaggtgttccgtgggtaaacaaattcaatTTCGATTTCCATCGCAAAAAACTGCTTCCCAGTCGGACGGGTAGACTAGTAGCTCTCTGTTCAAAACTAGTTTTGTTCATCTCCAAGAACCGAACACAGACTTTCAAACGTGGACTGAAGCAATTTATCTGATGAACTCGTTAGAATCAATCATATTTCGTGCGGCCTTTCAAAGTTCCTTGGTGGGTGAAATTCAACGCTCTTGCAGAAAAATGCCGAACCTCCTATATTCAAATCCTGTGTATCACCAAAGTATTTACGAACTTTATGAACGAATTTTCTGATAGCGAGTGCAGCGAACTCTACCACCCTTTCCTAACAGGTGTCCCTCCAATTTACACTATGCCCTTCTATTTTTATTAAATAAATGCTAAAGGTCCAGCATTCAAATCGTGCTGAAGTTTACAATCGGATATTGCGCTTTGCTTCGATATTAGTTGAAACGAAATTTTCATTTACTATTCGCATCCATTTACCTCCTCATCAAGAGCTGAGCTAATAGACTGAGTGGTTTaccagaaacaaaagaaatgtttgggagaaaaaatggccaacGCTCGCACCTTGGATGCAtgatgtgttataaaaataatatattgtGATTGGCTTACCATCAAGCCGACACGTGACAAGAAATAATGCACAGAATGCGCTACGTCCGTTGCGTGTAGCTCGTTGTGATAAGGATTCTTGGGCTTCTTATATGCGTCCTCTATACTCAGTAGGAATCGATCTAAAGTTCCAGTGGTAATCTATGGGAGGTAAAGTACAATGTCGTTACACTTGGGGCTTTAAATTTACTGGAAGAAGGCGATCGTGTCAATTCGAATTTTGTAAGCAATTATTGTCAACACGTTCCGATCCAAGACGGCGGTAACACCCTTGCAAACAAGCGCTCGTAATTCGCCAAAATGAGATTTGTACGACAAGAGCAAGAGTTGGTTCTAAAGCATAGCGCTCGCAAGACCTTTTTCCCTGACAGAGTAATGCAATTAGCTTGAGCAAAACtcctttcaaaataaaaattactaTAGTCGAATGCGGTGTTGCTCTCCATCCACAAATTGTACTGCATTACCTTAAATTTTGTTTGCAGATCATAACGCGTGAAGAGTTCGTGTCCTATGTATCGAAGAGGATGGCCTCCTGTCACTTCGTTAAACTTGAAGGGATCAAAGGTCCAGCTGTCTAATTTCTatgaacaaaaatta of the Montipora foliosa isolate CH-2021 chromosome 14, ASM3666993v2, whole genome shotgun sequence genome contains:
- the LOC137985105 gene encoding dual specificity calcium/calmodulin-dependent 3',5'-cyclic nucleotide phosphodiesterase 1A-like isoform X5 — protein: MTRARRGKEIRDSSRKLNPTVQPHIHVTTVPVRSSCDSTPDDAEVDKICDGYTTYDPTSSSSAVALSRLHQIMEQLNTGNALSLTDMKQELGRAVAMLDKANSTSPVKESRSSTGALSDIDGEIESGLYSDDVSEEVREWIATTFARTTPGMRRKSLARRHTFRSVVQAVKASLYVNKIYQNMTERSKLKVPEEVQVYLKKLDSWTFDPFKFNEVTGGHPLRYIGHELFTRYDLQTKFKITTGTLDRFLLSIEDAYKKPKNPYHNELHATDVAHSVHYFLSRVGLMHCMSELEIFAILLSAIIHDVEHTGTTNNFHVNSRSHLALLYNDRSVLENHHLCCAFTLLKSRDKDIFASLTPEQYSDIRTLVIDMVLATDMSSHFEQLRTMKAALSVLGSQIEKSHALEFILHVSDIANPAKDWELHRQWTSRIMEEFFCQGDRELELGLPISPLCDRSVTCIPESQLGFIEFVVLPAFDICSEMSDILLETKTSQVAGELGLEGTGGKERAWVAPIADNKRRWKEQCKSSSRDELNETRTTSNHSLTSRTSIGVIEHGKVDENRNRSPRNSKGFLTPIMS
- the LOC137985105 gene encoding dual specificity calcium/calmodulin-dependent 3',5'-cyclic nucleotide phosphodiesterase 1A-like isoform X1 translates to MGSVCVKGSEANQCYVYDVDQLASDTCALADPTVQPHIHVTTVPVRSSCDSTPDDAEVDKICDGYTTYDPTSSSSAVALSRLHQIMEQLNTGNALSLTDMKQELGRAVAMLDKANSTSPVKESRSSTGALSDIDGEIESGLYSDDVSEEVREWIATTFARTTPGMRRKSLARRHTFRSVVQAVKASLYVNKIYQNMTERSKLKVPEEVQVYLKKLDSWTFDPFKFNEVTGGHPLRYIGHELFTRYDLQTKFKITTGTLDRFLLSIEDAYKKPKNPYHNELHATDVAHSVHYFLSRVGLMHCMSELEIFAILLSAIIHDVEHTGTTNNFHVNSRSHLALLYNDRSVLENHHLCCAFTLLKSRDKDIFASLTPEQYSDIRTLVIDMVLATDMSSHFEQLRTMKAALSVLGSQIEKSHALEFILHVSDIANPAKDWELHRQWTSRIMEEFFCQGDRELELGLPISPLCDRSVTCIPESQLGFIEFVVLPAFDICSEMSDILLETKTSQVAGELGLEGTGGKERAWVAPIADNKRRWKEQCKSSSRDELNETRTTSNHSLTSRTSIGVIEHGKVDENRNRSPRNSKGFLTPIMS
- the LOC137985105 gene encoding dual specificity calcium/calmodulin-dependent 3',5'-cyclic nucleotide phosphodiesterase 1A-like isoform X6, with translation MEQLNTGNALSLTDMKQELGRAVAMLDKANSTSPVKESRSSTGALSDIDGEIESGLYSDDVSEEVREWIATTFARTTPGMRRKSLARRHTFRSVVQAVKASLYVNKIYQNMTERSKLKVPEEVQVYLKKLDSWTFDPFKFNEVTGGHPLRYIGHELFTRYDLQTKFKITTGTLDRFLLSIEDAYKKPKNPYHNELHATDVAHSVHYFLSRVGLMHCMSELEIFAILLSAIIHDVEHTGTTNNFHVNSRSHLALLYNDRSVLENHHLCCAFTLLKSRDKDIFASLTPEQYSDIRTLVIDMVLATDMSSHFEQLRTMKAALSVLGSQIEKSHALEFILHVSDIANPAKDWELHRQWTSRIMEEFFCQGDRELELGLPISPLCDRSVTCIPESQLGFIEFVVLPAFDICSEMSDILLETKTSQVAGELGLEGTGGKERAWVAPIADNKRRWKEQCKSSSRDELNETRTTSNHSLTSRTSIGVIEHGKVDENRNRSPRNSKGFLTPIMS